Proteins encoded by one window of Sediminicoccus rosea:
- a CDS encoding Ldh family oxidoreductase, translating into MLHASHDSIRAQILAILAAWGSPPHLAETTADIMVETDLTGVDSHGISMLMAYEELLQKGQLRIAGEPRVVRDFAATAMVDGADGLGHPAAFMAMKLAVEKARAFGIGAVGVVNSHHFGAAGCYARIASDAGLIGLVTSSTRGILMVPTRAAEPVLGTNPIAFAAPAGKHKPVVLDMATTTVAGNKVKVYHLNDKPIPEGWVQDGEGRPVTDSHVANDYVFKHKDGGITPVGGPESLGGHKGYGLALMAHILGGTLVGASFSPLRNRTQKPDDPNNIGHFMLAVDPRAFRDIDGYESDLDAVIDVLHATRPADPAKPVLVPGEPEEASRARRLVEGIPMPESLVQHVKDVAARAGVDYMLKAAH; encoded by the coding sequence ATGCTGCACGCGAGCCATGATTCCATCCGCGCCCAGATCCTCGCCATCCTGGCGGCCTGGGGCAGCCCGCCGCACCTGGCCGAGACCACGGCCGACATCATGGTCGAGACCGACCTGACCGGCGTGGACAGCCACGGCATCTCCATGCTGATGGCCTATGAGGAGCTGCTTCAGAAGGGCCAGCTCCGCATCGCGGGCGAGCCGCGCGTGGTGCGCGACTTCGCGGCAACGGCGATGGTGGATGGCGCGGACGGCCTCGGCCATCCAGCGGCCTTCATGGCGATGAAGCTGGCGGTCGAGAAGGCGCGGGCCTTTGGCATCGGCGCGGTGGGCGTGGTGAACAGCCACCATTTCGGGGCGGCCGGCTGCTATGCGCGCATCGCCTCCGATGCCGGGCTGATCGGGCTGGTGACCTCCTCCACCCGGGGCATCCTGATGGTGCCGACTCGCGCGGCGGAACCGGTGCTGGGGACCAACCCCATCGCCTTCGCGGCACCCGCCGGCAAGCACAAGCCGGTCGTGCTCGACATGGCGACCACGACCGTCGCGGGCAACAAGGTGAAGGTCTATCACCTGAACGACAAACCCATCCCGGAAGGCTGGGTGCAGGATGGCGAAGGGCGGCCCGTGACGGACAGCCACGTCGCCAATGACTACGTGTTCAAGCACAAGGATGGCGGCATCACGCCGGTGGGCGGGCCGGAATCACTGGGCGGGCACAAGGGCTACGGCCTGGCGCTGATGGCGCATATCCTGGGCGGCACGCTGGTGGGCGCCAGTTTCTCGCCCCTGCGCAACCGCACGCAGAAGCCGGATGACCCGAACAATATCGGCCACTTCATGCTGGCGGTGGACCCGCGCGCCTTCCGCGACATCGATGGTTACGAGAGCGACCTCGACGCGGTGATCGACGTGCTCCACGCAACCCGCCCGGCCGATCCCGCCAAGCCCGTGCTCGTGCCGGGCGAGCCGGAAGAGGCCTCGCGCGCCAGGCGCCTGGTCGAGGGCATCCCCATGCCCGAGAGCCTGGTGCAGCATGTGAAGGACGTCGCCGCCCGCGCCGGCGTGGACTACATGCTGAAGGCGGCCCACTGA
- a CDS encoding nuclear transport factor 2 family protein, giving the protein MPDGSMTLPALAQIEAVVRTYLDGLHEGDGTKIAAAFHPVAHLYNVVEGAVVDLPRADWLTMIAGRPSPASRGLAREDRILAIDMAGEDAACVKVNCCIPPRYFTDYLLLLKTAEGWKIVSKSFHTELRSV; this is encoded by the coding sequence ATGCCCGATGGTTCCATGACGCTGCCCGCCCTGGCCCAGATCGAGGCCGTCGTCCGCACCTATCTCGATGGGCTGCATGAGGGCGACGGCACGAAGATCGCGGCCGCCTTCCATCCGGTCGCGCATCTCTACAACGTGGTGGAGGGCGCGGTGGTGGACCTGCCTCGCGCGGACTGGCTCACGATGATCGCGGGCCGCCCTTCGCCCGCCTCGCGCGGCCTGGCGCGGGAGGATCGCATCCTCGCCATCGACATGGCGGGCGAGGACGCTGCCTGCGTGAAGGTGAATTGCTGCATCCCGCCGCGCTACTTCACGGACTACCTGCTGCTGCTGAAGACAGCCGAGGGCTGGAAGATCGTCAGCAAAAGCTTTCATACGGAGCTGCGCTCCGTTTGA